Proteins from a genomic interval of Erwinia sp. SLM-02:
- a CDS encoding formate/nitrite transporter family protein — protein MSDKQNDNNAENEVESEESEQGKEIEVDEEVLPSRAAAVHEQIRQEGEKELERDGLALLFSAIAAGISMGASLMAKGIFQVNLHEVPGGFLLENLGYTFGFIIVIMARQQLFTENTVTAVLPVMHKPTAGNGLLLLRLWSLVLLGNLIGTALASLAFIHMPIFDEATRGAFVSISQKVMENPADEMFANAVVSGWIIATMVWMFPSAGAAKIWVIILMTWLVALGDLAHIVVGSVEIFYLVFNGNIPWQQFIWPFALPTLAGNIIGGTFIFALLSHAQIRNDMRNKAKAEAEAKAKREKEKQRKHAAD, from the coding sequence ATGAGCGACAAGCAAAACGATAATAACGCTGAAAACGAAGTTGAAAGCGAAGAGAGTGAACAGGGAAAAGAGATTGAAGTGGATGAGGAAGTGCTGCCCTCACGCGCCGCTGCGGTCCACGAGCAGATACGTCAGGAGGGAGAAAAAGAGCTGGAGCGCGACGGTCTGGCACTGCTGTTTTCGGCCATCGCCGCCGGGATTTCGATGGGTGCTTCGCTGATGGCGAAAGGGATTTTCCAGGTCAATCTGCACGAGGTGCCGGGTGGTTTTCTGCTGGAGAACCTCGGCTACACCTTCGGTTTTATTATCGTGATCATGGCCCGCCAGCAGCTGTTTACCGAAAATACCGTCACGGCCGTGCTGCCGGTAATGCATAAACCCACCGCGGGCAACGGGCTGCTGCTGCTGCGACTGTGGAGCCTGGTGCTGCTGGGTAATCTGATCGGCACCGCGCTGGCTTCGCTGGCCTTTATCCATATGCCTATTTTTGACGAGGCGACCCGCGGTGCGTTTGTCAGTATCAGCCAGAAAGTGATGGAAAATCCGGCGGATGAGATGTTTGCCAACGCCGTGGTGTCCGGCTGGATTATCGCCACCATGGTCTGGATGTTCCCGTCCGCCGGTGCCGCCAAAATCTGGGTGATTATTCTGATGACCTGGCTGGTTGCGCTGGGCGATCTGGCCCATATCGTGGTCGGCTCCGTCGAGATCTTCTACCTGGTGTTCAACGGCAATATTCCGTGGCAGCAGTTTATCTGGCCGTTTGCCCTGCCGACTCTGGCCGGCAATATCATCGGCGGCACCTTTATTTTTGCCCTGCTCAGCCACGCGCAAATACGCAACGATATGCGTAACAAAGCCAAAGCCGAGGCGGAAGCAAAGGCGAAGCGCGAGAAGGAAAAACAGCGTAAACACGCGGCGGATTGA
- a CDS encoding DapH/DapD/GlmU-related protein yields the protein MNSLKLAETWIDPSVRMRECVTGRQCEVLANSQMEYSTLGDFSYVGEYCSVADASIGKFVAIANSVRIGAPNHPMERPSQHRITYCPEYYSASAVRDAGFFSRRRDDKVIIGHDVWIGHAAIVLPGVTIGDGAVIAAGAVVSKNVEPYTIVGGVPAKTIRPRFSPQTGHRLQQIAWWDWPLETIIERLADFQDADVEAFCDRWE from the coding sequence ATGAACTCCTTAAAACTGGCAGAAACCTGGATCGACCCGAGCGTGCGTATGCGCGAGTGCGTAACTGGAAGGCAGTGCGAGGTGCTGGCAAACAGCCAGATGGAGTACAGCACGCTGGGTGATTTTTCCTACGTAGGGGAATATTGCAGCGTGGCGGATGCCTCGATTGGCAAGTTCGTCGCGATTGCCAACAGCGTGCGTATTGGTGCACCGAACCATCCGATGGAACGTCCGTCGCAGCATCGCATCACCTATTGCCCGGAATACTATTCGGCCAGCGCGGTACGCGACGCCGGCTTCTTCAGCCGCCGTCGGGACGACAAGGTGATTATCGGCCACGACGTCTGGATCGGCCATGCGGCAATCGTGCTGCCCGGCGTTACCATCGGCGACGGCGCGGTGATTGCCGCCGGGGCGGTAGTCAGTAAAAACGTCGAGCCTTACACCATCGTCGGCGGCGTGCCGGCCAAAACTATTCGGCCGCGATTTTCGCCGCAGACAGGCCACAGACTTCAGCAAATTGCCTGGTGGGACTGGCCACTGGAAACAATTATCGAGCGTCTTGCCGATTTCCAGGATGCGGACGTTGAGGCGTTTTGCGACAGGTGGGAGTGA
- the tssE gene encoding type VI secretion system baseplate subunit TssE: MSESSRPSLYEILFGNFSGGLELDRVNEENQVILSVLDNMQRILNCRAGTLAHLPDFGLPDMTRILQGMPGTAHQLMNTLADVLLKYEPRLKKIAVVMLEQKSPGELRYAIDAELKGIGLVRYGTDFMPEGRVLLRHLREQQFI, encoded by the coding sequence ATGAGTGAGTCATCCCGTCCCTCACTCTATGAAATCCTATTCGGCAACTTCTCCGGCGGCCTGGAACTGGACCGGGTGAATGAGGAGAACCAGGTCATCCTCTCCGTGCTGGATAATATGCAGCGCATCCTCAACTGCCGGGCCGGTACGCTGGCCCACCTGCCGGACTTCGGCCTGCCGGATATGACGCGGATCCTGCAGGGGATGCCGGGTACGGCACATCAGCTGATGAACACCCTTGCCGACGTGCTGCTGAAGTACGAGCCGCGCCTGAAAAAAATTGCGGTGGTGATGCTGGAGCAGAAAAGCCCCGGCGAACTGCGCTACGCCATCGATGCTGAGCTGAAAGGTATTGGCCTGGTACGCTACGGCACCGACTTTATGCCGGAAGGAAGAGTGCTGCTGCGCCACCTGCGGGAGCAGCAGTTTATTTGA
- the tssJ gene encoding type VI secretion system lipoprotein TssJ, with amino-acid sequence MAITAGKFPLAALAAGITLILAGCGLTQKVTDGTVAVTKSIFYKQVKNLHLDIRAREAANSNAGGVGLSTVVRIYQLRDRKTFDSTDYPSLFKADSQAIKADLVAEKDIRLQPGGAVTVDMPMEKNAQYVAVAGMFMSPDQVNNTWRVVLSRDDLDPDKARVIEAGNNRLTLQALKDE; translated from the coding sequence ATGGCGATTACCGCTGGTAAATTTCCTCTGGCTGCACTGGCCGCCGGTATCACACTGATACTGGCGGGCTGTGGGCTGACTCAAAAAGTGACAGATGGCACCGTTGCTGTGACCAAATCGATTTTTTATAAACAGGTAAAAAACCTGCATCTGGATATCCGCGCCCGCGAGGCCGCTAACAGCAATGCCGGTGGGGTGGGGCTCTCCACAGTGGTGCGTATATATCAGTTGAGGGACCGCAAGACTTTCGACAGCACGGACTATCCGTCGCTGTTTAAAGCTGATAGCCAGGCTATCAAGGCTGATTTGGTAGCGGAGAAAGATATCCGCCTGCAGCCAGGCGGGGCGGTGACGGTCGATATGCCGATGGAGAAAAATGCGCAGTATGTGGCGGTGGCCGGCATGTTTATGTCACCGGATCAGGTGAATAACACCTGGCGTGTGGTGCTGAGCCGCGATGACCTTGACCCGGACAAGGCCCGGGTGATTGAAGCGGGCAACAACCGGCTAACCCTTCAGGCGCTGAAAGATGAGTGA
- the tssG gene encoding type VI secretion system baseplate subunit TssG gives MHPVERESQSAPARLMEQLRQHLPYMNFYRFCQLLEQSQPDKPVIGSTWQMRYEPVRFRPHPGMGFPASEIKGVESPEHPHLPPTVRITFMGLYGVESPLPTHYIDDITQRREGYKATADFLDIFNHRLIAQYYRIWRKYSYPATFEEGGKDKTSQYLLGLAGLGINGCTDSIAAPASRFLALLPVMLLPGRTAEGMASLVRLLAPNTQAKIWHHDKRRVPLKKPLTMSISQPVTLTHRPVMGNYGTDVNSQVLMRLTTSDPTEVQGWLHGGELHGDLIALLHVYLGSRLDVRLQLCVDRSLLPDATMSTKPEAGAVQLGRTAVMRPLNAANTVAHPKTITINLGRYERVQENIHRRETDEDGDYRW, from the coding sequence ATGCATCCGGTGGAAAGAGAATCACAGTCCGCGCCTGCCCGGCTGATGGAGCAGCTACGGCAGCACCTGCCGTACATGAACTTTTACCGCTTTTGTCAGCTACTGGAGCAGAGCCAGCCGGATAAACCGGTTATCGGCAGTACCTGGCAGATGCGATATGAGCCGGTGCGCTTCCGGCCTCATCCGGGGATGGGGTTTCCTGCCTCTGAAATAAAAGGGGTTGAGTCGCCTGAACATCCTCATCTGCCGCCGACGGTACGCATCACCTTTATGGGGCTCTACGGCGTGGAATCCCCGCTGCCGACGCACTACATCGATGACATCACTCAACGGCGGGAAGGGTACAAAGCCACAGCGGACTTCCTCGATATCTTTAACCACCGGCTGATTGCCCAGTACTACCGCATCTGGCGGAAATATTCGTATCCAGCAACCTTTGAGGAAGGGGGTAAGGATAAAACTTCGCAGTACCTGCTGGGGCTGGCGGGGCTCGGGATTAACGGCTGCACGGACAGTATCGCGGCTCCGGCTTCACGCTTTCTGGCGCTGTTGCCGGTCATGCTGTTGCCAGGGCGCACTGCGGAAGGCATGGCCTCGCTAGTGCGTCTGTTGGCACCCAACACGCAGGCGAAAATCTGGCACCACGATAAACGCCGCGTGCCGCTGAAGAAGCCCCTGACCATGAGCATCAGCCAGCCTGTCACCCTGACTCATCGCCCGGTGATGGGCAACTATGGCACTGACGTGAACAGCCAGGTACTGATGCGTCTGACCACCTCCGACCCTACGGAAGTTCAGGGCTGGCTGCACGGCGGTGAACTGCACGGTGACTTAATAGCGCTGCTGCATGTGTATCTTGGCTCACGGCTTGATGTGCGTCTGCAGCTGTGTGTCGACCGCAGCCTGCTACCAGACGCGACAATGAGCACTAAGCCTGAAGCTGGTGCAGTGCAGCTGGGCCGCACAGCCGTGATGCGGCCGCTGAACGCGGCGAATACCGTCGCTCACCCCAAAACCATAACCATCAATCTTGGCCGCTATGAGCGGGTACAGGAAAATATTCACCGCAGGGAGACCGATGAAGATGGCGATTACCGCTGGTAA
- the tssF gene encoding type VI secretion system baseplate subunit TssF yields MEDLTLHYFDAEMHYLREAAKEFAQTHPDRAAMLDLDKAGTPDPYVERLFEGFAFSMGRLREKIDDDLPELTEGLVSMLWPHYLRTIPSLSVVAFMPALQAVKMAEVMPAGLEVYSRPVGPKNTVCRYRTTRDMMLNPLNISGVTMTTEPDGRSLLRMRFACSSQADWSSADLSRLSLYLGADAPVSSQLHLMLTKRQAALYMRLPGQIGRIRLDGYFSPGGFAEDDGLWPKGDTAFSGYQLLLEYFSFRDKFMFVHLNGLNDITPPAGAEYFDIEVVFSTLWPSGLPVTDDAVRLHCVPVINLFTLEADPLTISGLESEYLLRPKRLQDGHTEIYSVDSVTGSNRTSDAEYVPFSSFRHKGGMMRRHAPPRYYHTRVKRSVSGLYDTWLILGGHQWEDDRLVEREAVSLQITGTNGQLPRRALQSTLLDRCEQVVDTQLSVRNLCKPTLPVYPPAEDRFHWRVLSHLGSGFLNMMSTAEVLRGTLALYNWQEDELNTRRLEAIQHVEHHRLQRFEQGFLLRGLDIEVTLDSNGFTGEGDIHLFGEMLNRFFALYADMNQFNQLTFIVQPEGKCIRWKENHSPRLPG; encoded by the coding sequence ATGGAAGATTTGACCCTGCACTATTTCGATGCGGAAATGCACTACCTGCGTGAAGCCGCGAAAGAGTTCGCACAAACCCACCCCGACCGGGCCGCGATGCTCGATTTGGATAAGGCTGGCACGCCCGATCCGTATGTTGAACGTCTGTTCGAAGGCTTTGCCTTCTCAATGGGGCGGCTGCGTGAAAAGATAGACGATGACCTGCCGGAACTGACCGAAGGGCTGGTCAGTATGCTCTGGCCACACTACCTGCGTACCATTCCGTCACTCTCTGTGGTGGCGTTCATGCCTGCGCTTCAGGCCGTAAAGATGGCGGAGGTGATGCCCGCCGGTCTGGAAGTTTATTCCCGCCCGGTGGGACCGAAAAACACGGTCTGCCGATACCGCACCACCCGCGATATGATGCTCAACCCGCTGAATATTTCAGGGGTGACCATGACTACTGAGCCGGACGGGCGCTCGTTGCTGAGGATGCGCTTTGCCTGCAGCAGTCAGGCGGACTGGTCCAGTGCCGACCTTAGCCGCCTGAGTCTGTATCTTGGAGCCGATGCTCCGGTCAGCAGTCAGCTGCATTTAATGCTGACAAAACGACAGGCGGCACTCTACATGCGGCTGCCCGGCCAGATCGGCCGTATTCGTCTTGACGGGTACTTCTCGCCGGGCGGGTTTGCAGAAGATGACGGACTGTGGCCGAAAGGTGATACTGCCTTTAGCGGCTATCAGCTGCTGCTGGAATACTTCAGCTTCCGCGACAAGTTTATGTTTGTCCACCTCAATGGCCTGAACGATATTACGCCACCTGCTGGAGCAGAGTACTTCGACATCGAAGTCGTTTTCAGCACGCTATGGCCTTCGGGCCTGCCGGTTACCGATGATGCGGTTCGTTTGCACTGTGTGCCGGTGATTAACCTGTTCACACTGGAAGCTGACCCGCTTACCATTTCGGGGCTTGAAAGTGAATACCTGCTGCGCCCTAAGCGGCTGCAGGACGGGCATACCGAGATTTATTCGGTGGATTCGGTTACCGGTTCAAACCGGACCAGTGACGCAGAGTACGTACCCTTTAGCAGCTTTCGTCACAAGGGCGGGATGATGCGCCGCCATGCGCCACCACGTTACTACCACACGCGCGTGAAGCGCAGTGTCAGCGGGCTGTATGACACCTGGCTTATTCTGGGGGGCCATCAGTGGGAGGATGACCGACTGGTTGAGCGTGAAGCCGTGTCGCTGCAAATTACCGGGACTAACGGCCAGCTGCCGCGTCGAGCACTGCAGAGCACGCTGCTGGACCGCTGCGAACAGGTGGTGGACACCCAACTCTCGGTGCGTAACCTCTGCAAACCCACGCTGCCTGTCTATCCGCCTGCGGAAGACCGTTTCCACTGGAGGGTACTAAGCCACCTGGGCTCGGGGTTCCTGAACATGATGAGTACCGCTGAAGTACTGCGCGGGACACTGGCACTCTATAACTGGCAGGAAGATGAGCTGAACACCCGCCGTCTGGAGGCGATTCAGCATGTGGAACATCATCGCCTGCAGCGTTTTGAGCAGGGCTTCCTTCTGCGCGGTCTGGATATTGAGGTGACCCTCGACAGTAATGGTTTTACGGGTGAGGGCGATATTCACCTGTTCGGCGAAATGCTCAACCGCTTCTTTGCGCTCTATGCCGACATGAACCAGTTCAACCAGCTTACCTTCATCGTACAGCCAGAAGGAAAATGCATCCGGTGGAAAGAGAATCACAGTCCGCGCCTGCCCGGCTGA
- the tssA gene encoding type VI secretion system protein TssA: MSNLDALLNACQSEQTSLLMATRERVAQWDNWLLPLSGPSPAGEDPGYDDRFQQMREEVNKLSGVDTELICQLAEKLLTTTAKDIRVVTYYCWAKLHREGEQGLAEGLELLAGLLERFGSQLHPQRDRSRKAALEWLAGSRMTDSLSLYPEVVREEAMRTTGALLLIAGLTENEPDETRPELNALYGALENRLQKAGGVDAVVPQNANAGETPPLACHNDAPSIGRIASGQDLLAQARMLTEYLREQPDGWLSAHHLMKSLRHDTLSAIPAPDAQGRTRIEPPRADQRALLKRLYLQQNWAEMLETADSTFSRGANHLWLDLQWYIHEALTKSGKETLADIIAADLKGLLARLSGLETLAFSDGTPFADEVTLNWIQQIVLDTTDGWGNDSAAVQMPGGNDDILALEPEAVTLADSEGPNAALAWLQNHQGVASARQQWLLRLLMGRIAEQYGKNELAMHLFAELGERAAEVTLTDWEPEFLFEVHARHLKLLRLKASRSEVDKARLTPVMDQLLAGLIAVDPARAAVLCG, encoded by the coding sequence ATGAGCAATCTGGATGCTTTACTGAACGCCTGCCAGTCTGAGCAGACATCACTGCTTATGGCTACTCGCGAGCGCGTAGCGCAGTGGGATAATTGGCTGCTACCGCTGTCCGGACCCTCGCCCGCAGGCGAAGACCCGGGCTATGACGATCGCTTTCAGCAGATGCGAGAAGAGGTCAACAAACTCTCAGGGGTGGACACGGAGCTTATCTGCCAGCTGGCCGAAAAGTTGTTGACCACCACCGCTAAAGATATCCGTGTGGTGACGTACTACTGCTGGGCAAAGCTGCACCGTGAGGGTGAGCAGGGGCTGGCAGAAGGACTTGAATTACTGGCTGGTCTGCTTGAGCGTTTCGGTTCGCAGCTGCACCCACAGCGTGACCGCAGCCGCAAGGCGGCACTGGAGTGGCTGGCTGGTTCGCGCATGACCGATTCACTCTCACTGTACCCGGAAGTGGTCAGGGAAGAGGCGATGCGTACCACCGGGGCGCTACTGCTGATCGCGGGGCTGACTGAAAATGAGCCGGATGAAACGCGGCCGGAACTCAATGCACTTTATGGCGCGCTGGAAAATCGGCTGCAGAAAGCCGGCGGTGTGGATGCTGTGGTACCGCAGAACGCCAATGCAGGAGAAACTCCCCCCTTGGCGTGCCACAACGATGCGCCGTCAATCGGGCGTATCGCTTCCGGTCAGGATTTGCTGGCCCAGGCCCGAATGCTCACCGAATACCTGCGCGAGCAACCTGATGGCTGGCTGTCAGCGCACCATCTGATGAAAAGCCTGCGACATGACACCCTAAGTGCCATCCCGGCGCCGGATGCGCAGGGACGTACCCGCATCGAACCACCAAGGGCAGATCAGCGCGCGCTATTAAAACGCCTCTACCTGCAGCAAAACTGGGCTGAAATGCTGGAAACGGCCGACAGCACGTTTTCCCGCGGTGCCAATCACCTGTGGCTGGATCTGCAGTGGTATATCCACGAGGCACTGACCAAGTCCGGCAAGGAAACGCTCGCCGACATTATCGCCGCTGACCTGAAAGGACTGCTTGCCCGGTTATCCGGGCTTGAAACGCTGGCGTTCAGTGACGGTACACCGTTTGCGGATGAAGTGACGCTGAACTGGATCCAGCAGATCGTGCTGGATACCACGGACGGATGGGGAAATGACTCTGCTGCCGTACAGATGCCCGGCGGCAACGATGACATTCTGGCTCTGGAGCCGGAAGCCGTGACGCTGGCGGACAGCGAAGGTCCGAATGCGGCGCTGGCCTGGCTACAGAACCATCAGGGCGTCGCGTCTGCGCGGCAACAGTGGCTGCTGCGACTGCTGATGGGGCGTATCGCGGAGCAATACGGTAAAAATGAACTGGCGATGCATCTGTTTGCTGAGCTGGGCGAGCGAGCCGCTGAGGTTACCCTCACTGATTGGGAGCCTGAATTTCTGTTTGAAGTCCACGCCCGCCATCTGAAACTCCTCCGACTGAAAGCCAGTCGCAGTGAGGTTGATAAAGCACGCCTCACGCCGGTAATGGACCAGTTACTTGCCGGGCTGATTGCAGTTGATCCAGCCCGTGCCGCCGTGCTTTGCGGTTAA
- a CDS encoding ImcF-related family protein, whose amino-acid sequence MKAVEDTVWRGNWGRFGLTIIITAVVAWLIWNYGNKVGLDTAGLKWVGFAGAMILVSFIRHGGIVRQAIQERWHRLRAKRKNVLPADEGRVKQTAPRNVTVDTIRFAMRNLYGRRWGHKTRILLVTGTVTEVEQLTPGLTGQLWQEDRGTLLLWGGDLNTPVDSAWLTAMRKLRRRPVDGLVWVTSAFDQLSAPGLEKPLPVPSESTMDSLSHAINARMDTLGWKLPLYIWSLHPRAGMPDGRIVQATGCLLPAGCRIQGLTEHLSALTSDLTSQGLQQTCDDVKHNFLLTLADQLIREPESVTAPLSVMLNPYRPLPLAGVVFSQPSAGAERAVAHHWGMDKRWDVLPESVRMLPTALRPVKPGIPWRRVLVSAAALTMVSWAVWMGIAYFTNRSQIAGANTQAALAAQQNQPLEQRLHALSELQKTLARLQYRSEHGVPWYEQAGLSQNNALLATLWPHYQDSALPLLRDAAADHLQKQVSAFNALPPGSPLREQMAKTTWEQLKLYLMLSRPEHMVAAWFSSALLHDWPKRDGVKDGVWQGMAPSLLSFYGAQLIAHPEWKLRADENMVSQARSLLVRLMGVRNSESTLYQKMLSQVAHLYVDMRLEDMTGDTDASRLFSTTKIVPGMFTRQAWEQAVQPAIEKVVKARRDELDWVLTDSKRQVTLQDETSPETLKRRLTERYFADFSGVWLEFLNSLRWNQAATLSDSIDQLTLMADVRQSPLVALMNTLNVQGRTGQTGEAISDSLVKSAKNLLGGDNKDAINQSVGVHGLLDATFGPVLALMDKSNTGVQALSLQSYLTRVTQVRLRLQQVTNAADPQVMTQTIAQTVFQGKAVDLTETRDYGSLIAAGLGQEWSGFGRTVFVNPMDQAWQQVLTPAVGSLNAQWQQAVVAEWNSAFGGRYPFNNSSSDVSLPLLAKYLNADTGRIAQFLQTRLKGVLHKEGNHWVPDSINSQGLAFNPAFLNAINTLSHISDVAFIEGNAGMNFELRPGTAAGVMQTDMIIDSLRLTYVNQIPTWKRFSWPADTEAPGANLSWISTQAGTRQYADIPGAWGWIRLLDKAVVSAYPGVGSSYSLSWKAQDGSMLNYTLRSESGEGPLALLKLRNFRLPETIFNTTGVPAPDIAATAASDAEEIY is encoded by the coding sequence ATGAAAGCAGTTGAGGATACTGTATGGCGTGGTAACTGGGGGCGTTTCGGGCTGACAATAATTATTACTGCAGTAGTCGCTTGGCTAATCTGGAACTACGGTAACAAGGTTGGTTTGGATACTGCGGGCTTAAAATGGGTTGGGTTTGCAGGTGCTATGATTTTAGTTTCATTCATTCGCCATGGGGGGATCGTGCGTCAAGCAATCCAGGAGCGCTGGCATCGCTTGCGGGCTAAGCGAAAGAATGTCCTGCCTGCCGATGAAGGTCGAGTTAAACAAACCGCGCCCCGTAACGTCACCGTCGACACCATCCGCTTCGCCATGCGTAATCTCTACGGTCGTCGCTGGGGCCATAAAACGCGCATCCTGCTGGTAACTGGCACCGTCACTGAGGTAGAGCAACTGACTCCTGGCCTCACCGGCCAGCTCTGGCAGGAAGATCGCGGGACACTACTGTTATGGGGCGGAGACCTCAACACGCCAGTAGACAGTGCCTGGCTGACCGCGATGCGCAAACTGCGCCGTCGCCCGGTCGATGGGCTGGTGTGGGTCACTTCAGCTTTTGACCAGCTCTCAGCACCGGGGCTGGAAAAGCCGCTGCCGGTACCGTCAGAAAGCACCATGGATTCCCTGTCTCACGCCATCAACGCTCGTATGGATACGCTGGGCTGGAAGCTCCCGCTGTATATCTGGTCCCTTCACCCGCGTGCCGGTATGCCTGATGGTCGTATTGTGCAGGCCACAGGCTGTCTGCTGCCTGCCGGTTGTCGTATCCAAGGACTGACAGAACACCTGTCCGCCCTGACGTCAGATTTGACCTCGCAGGGTCTGCAACAGACCTGTGATGATGTTAAACACAACTTCCTGCTGACGCTTGCTGACCAGCTCATCCGCGAACCGGAGAGCGTGACCGCGCCGTTGTCGGTGATGCTAAACCCGTATCGCCCGCTGCCGCTGGCGGGGGTGGTGTTCAGTCAGCCTTCTGCCGGTGCTGAACGTGCCGTGGCGCACCACTGGGGTATGGACAAGCGCTGGGATGTCCTGCCTGAATCTGTCCGGATGCTTCCTACTGCGCTGCGCCCCGTTAAACCAGGCATTCCGTGGCGCAGGGTGTTGGTGTCTGCTGCAGCGCTTACGATGGTGAGCTGGGCTGTGTGGATGGGCATCGCGTATTTCACCAACCGCAGCCAGATTGCCGGTGCAAATACCCAGGCCGCACTTGCCGCCCAACAGAATCAGCCCCTGGAACAGCGCCTGCACGCGCTGTCTGAATTGCAGAAAACGCTGGCTCGCCTGCAGTACCGGTCTGAGCATGGTGTGCCATGGTATGAGCAGGCCGGGCTGAGCCAGAACAATGCCCTGCTGGCCACACTCTGGCCCCATTACCAGGACAGTGCATTGCCGCTGCTGCGGGATGCGGCAGCTGACCATCTGCAGAAGCAGGTCAGTGCCTTTAATGCGTTGCCACCGGGTAGCCCGCTGCGCGAGCAGATGGCCAAAACCACCTGGGAGCAGCTCAAACTCTACCTGATGTTGTCCCGGCCGGAGCATATGGTTGCCGCCTGGTTCAGCTCTGCGCTGCTGCACGACTGGCCGAAGCGTGATGGCGTGAAAGACGGCGTCTGGCAGGGGATGGCTCCGTCACTGCTGTCGTTCTATGGCGCGCAGCTGATTGCGCACCCGGAGTGGAAACTCCGTGCCGATGAAAACATGGTCAGCCAGGCGCGCTCCCTGCTGGTTCGCCTTATGGGTGTGCGTAACAGTGAATCGACCCTCTACCAGAAGATGCTCTCTCAGGTGGCGCACCTGTATGTTGATATGCGCCTGGAAGACATGACTGGCGATACTGATGCATCGCGTCTGTTCAGCACCACTAAAATTGTGCCGGGGATGTTCACCCGCCAGGCCTGGGAGCAGGCGGTGCAACCCGCCATTGAGAAGGTGGTGAAGGCGCGCCGGGACGAACTCGACTGGGTGCTCACCGACAGTAAACGTCAGGTGACCTTACAGGATGAAACCTCACCGGAAACGCTGAAAAGGCGCCTGACGGAGCGTTACTTTGCTGACTTTAGCGGAGTCTGGCTGGAGTTCCTTAACAGCCTGCGCTGGAACCAGGCGGCGACGTTGTCGGATTCTATTGACCAGTTGACCCTGATGGCGGATGTGCGCCAGTCACCTCTCGTAGCGCTGATGAATACCCTGAATGTACAGGGGCGCACCGGGCAGACAGGCGAAGCCATTTCGGATTCGCTGGTGAAATCAGCGAAAAATCTGCTTGGCGGTGACAACAAAGATGCCATTAACCAGAGTGTCGGCGTTCACGGTCTACTAGATGCGACCTTTGGTCCGGTGCTGGCGCTGATGGATAAAAGTAACACCGGGGTACAGGCGCTTAGTCTGCAATCGTACCTGACTCGCGTGACCCAGGTCCGTCTGCGCCTGCAACAGGTGACCAACGCCGCCGATCCCCAGGTGATGACCCAGACCATTGCCCAGACGGTATTCCAGGGCAAAGCCGTGGACCTGACCGAAACCCGCGACTACGGCAGCCTGATTGCCGCCGGTTTGGGTCAGGAGTGGAGTGGCTTTGGCCGCACGGTGTTTGTGAACCCGATGGATCAGGCCTGGCAGCAGGTGCTGACCCCGGCGGTCGGGAGCCTCAATGCCCAGTGGCAGCAGGCGGTAGTGGCTGAGTGGAACAGCGCCTTCGGTGGCCGTTATCCGTTTAATAACTCCAGCAGTGATGTTTCACTGCCACTGCTGGCGAAATACCTCAATGCGGATACCGGGCGTATTGCGCAGTTCCTGCAGACTCGACTCAAAGGCGTACTGCATAAGGAAGGTAACCACTGGGTACCGGACAGCATCAACTCACAGGGGTTGGCCTTTAATCCGGCGTTCCTCAACGCCATCAATACCCTGAGCCATATCTCGGATGTGGCCTTCATTGAAGGCAATGCTGGCATGAACTTCGAGCTGCGCCCGGGCACCGCGGCTGGCGTGATGCAGACGGACATGATTATCGACAGTTTGAGGCTGACCTACGTGAATCAGATTCCGACGTGGAAGCGCTTCAGCTGGCCTGCGGATACGGAAGCGCCTGGCGCGAATCTAAGCTGGATTAGTACTCAGGCCGGGACTCGTCAGTATGCGGACATTCCGGGAGCCTGGGGCTGGATACGCCTGCTGGATAAAGCTGTGGTTAGCGCTTACCCGGGTGTCGGCAGCAGCTACAGCCTGAGCTGGAAAGCCCAGGACGGTAGCATGCTCAATTACACACTGCGTTCCGAATCGGGAGAAGGTCCGCTGGCACTGCTGAAACTGCGTAATTTCCGTCTACCGGAAACCATCTTCAACACAACCGGCGTGCCAGCGCCAGACATAGCCGCCACCGCGGCCAGTGATGCAGAGGAGATCTACTAA
- a CDS encoding PAAR domain-containing protein, whose protein sequence is MLNGFVLLGDKTTHGGEVISASSTMIVNNKKVALVGDKISCPQEGHGINAIIEGSPKWSSDGKSVVVDGCHCECGCQVISSAPNCAIG, encoded by the coding sequence ATGTTAAATGGTTTTGTGTTGCTCGGCGATAAAACAACTCACGGTGGTGAAGTAATATCTGCCTCTTCAACTATGATCGTTAATAATAAAAAGGTAGCCTTGGTAGGCGATAAAATAAGTTGTCCCCAAGAGGGGCACGGAATTAACGCTATTATTGAAGGCTCGCCTAAATGGTCGTCCGATGGCAAATCTGTGGTCGTGGATGGTTGTCATTGTGAATGTGGTTGTCAGGTCATTTCCAGTGCGCCGAATTGCGCTATAGGATAA